From Camelina sativa cultivar DH55 chromosome 7, Cs, whole genome shotgun sequence, one genomic window encodes:
- the LOC104700765 gene encoding jacalin-related lectin 38-like — protein sequence MQPAETLPHELEEEILSYLPIKIRARFSSVCKRWNNLFKERRFFNNYLGLARPQFILFSGPKICSVDVNLDGPSIEVYNLPSDIPSYVFSTMIMHVEYCDGLLSYVTNKGFGIYNPWLGQIRWIRSNVSNWKAPRDFSGMGYENSRADKHYKIFRSDYHYSVDKTSLEGIVAEFGSNEWKSFEINAFEDWDISMPFYSVSLNGTLYWVAINHESHEYFIQSFDFSTERFKPYCILPTKNANPSDARSLSVFREDQFSFLEQDCYKRNIEIWVTKENIKNGDGEAVEWVNLMSVSVPEWSSLRFSSSSYPPSYFVNEDYKSLMSLVICCYNKEGKAYIYIAKGDKFHEIEIKDFVEPSGRYCARHRTYFSSLVQVPTFKMSGRGIITQQEVESRFARPRGVQVSVGGDEWDNGFFENVKTILVNFNNYGIIFVKSYCCKDYVVVAGAAHGDSRITYGFTVNDDDYIEAIEGTYTESHITSITFRSHKGRNTQLLGVLEGMPFVLGGGRGSKIIGFYGRSSDVHLTALGVHLSPSP from the exons ATGCAACCAGCTGAGACACTTCCACATGAATTGGAGGAAGAGATACTCTCTTACCTTCCAATAAAAATTCGCGCTCGATTTAGTTCTGTTTGCAAAAGATGGAACAATCTTTTCAAGGAACGGAGGTTCTTCAACAATTATTTGGGTCTCGCCCGTCCACAATTCATCTTGTTTTCCGGGCCCAAGATTTGTTCCGTGGACGTTAATCTTGACGGTCCATCTATAGAGGTGTATAATTTACCCTCAGATATTCCCTCGTATGTATTTTCAACAATGATTATGCACGTCGAATACTGCGACGGGTTATTATCTTATGTTACGAATAAAGGTTTCGGGATTTACAACCCATGGTTAGGACAGATTAGATGGATTAGATCCAATGTTTCAAACTGGAAAGCACCACGAGATTTCAGTGGGATGGGATACGAAAATAGTAGAGCTGACAAGCACTACAAGATCTTTAGGTCTGATTACCACTATTCTGTAGACAAAACATCTCTGGAAGGTATAGTCGCCGAGTTTGGATCCAATGAATGGAAATCGTTCGAGATTAATGCATTCGAGGATTGGGATATAAGTATGCCGTTCTATAGTGTATCATTGAATGGAACTTTATATTGGGTTGCTATTAATCATGAGTCTCATGAGTATTTTATTCAAAGTTTTGACTTTTCTACGGAGAGATTTAAACCCTATTGTATCCTGCCTACTAAAAACGCTAACCCATCCGATGCTAGATCACTTTCGGTATTTAGGGAAGAtcagttttcatttttagaGCAAGATTGCTACAAAAGGAATATTGAAATTTGggtgacaaaagaaaatattaaaaatgggGATGGAGAAGCTGTAGAGTGGGTGAATCTGATGAGTGTGTCAGTTCCTGAATGGTCGAGTTTACGATTCAGCTCCAGCTCCTACCCGCCAAGTTACTTCGTCAATGAGGattataaaagtttgatgaGTCTTGTAATATGTTGTTATAACAAGGAGGGAAAAGCTTATATTTATATCGCCAAGGGAGATAAGTTCCATGAAATTGAAATTAAAGATTTCGTTGAACCAAGTGGTCGATATTGTGCTCGTCACCGTACCTATTTTTCCAGTTTGGTCCAAGTCCCTACGTTCAAGATGAGTGGTAGGGGTATAATCACACAGCAGGAGGTTGAATCCCGCTTCGCACGCCCCAGGGGAGTACAAGTGAGCGTTGGAGGAGACGAGTGGGACAATGGCTTCTTCGAAAATGTGAAGACAATACttgtaaattttaataattatggCATCATCTTTGTCAAGTCTTACTGCTGCAAGGATTACGTAGTTGTAGCTGGAGCAGCTCATGGGGATTCGAGAATAACTTACGGG tttaCAGTTAATGACGATGACTATATTGAAGCCATCGAGGGGACCTACACTGAGAGTCACATCACCTCCATCACGTTCCGGTCGCACAAGGGCCGTAACACGCAACTGTTAGGAGTATTAGAGGGTATGCCCTTTGTGCTTGGAGGAGGACGAGGCTCGAAGATCATCGGGTTTTACGGAAGAAGTTCTGATGTTCATCTCACTGCTCTGGGCGTCCATCTCTCCCCCTCTCCctag
- the LOC109125414 gene encoding agamous-like MADS-box protein AGL49 codes for MNKPTFQSISKYFSLSCDELRNHLVNIDSHLLGIKPKKINLLRRGNSKKPNPKEAEEDDHPRVSNNTTISNCNVASLGDRLGFDELGFRGSHETVSSLGSSPASKVYTVSDSSVLNPLTLGLYGSDYFPVVPMPLATDNFGFCANEGAWDLCRLDLEIPPTLFPVSN; via the coding sequence ATGAATAAACCGACTTTCCAAAGTATCTCAAAGTATTTCAGTTTGTCGTGTGACGAGTTGAGGAACCATCTCGTTAACATTGACTCACACTTACTTGGAATCAAGccaaaaaagattaatttattAAGAAGAGGAAACTCGAAGAAACCGAATCCTAAGGAggcagaagaagatgatcatcCTAGGGTTTCAAACAACACCACCATCTCAAACTGCAATGTGGCTTCGTTGGGAGATCGATTAGGTTTTGACGAGTTGGGTTTTCGTGGCTCTCACGAAACTGTTTCCAGTTTGGGATCTAGCCCTGCTTCTAAGGTTTATACTGTTTCCGATTCTTCTGTGCTCAATCCTCTCACGTTAGGGCTTTATGGCAGCGACTATTTTCCGGTAGTTCCAATGCCGCTAGCCACAgataattttgggttttgtgcCAACGAAGGTGCTTGGGATCTTTGTCGGTTGGATTTGGAGATTCCTCCAACACTATTTCCTGTCTCCAATTGA
- the LOC109125415 gene encoding uncharacterized protein LOC109125415 has protein sequence MKDLGKLKYFLGIEVSRGPDGFCLSQRKYALDIIYKAGLLGAKPSPVLLDLNHNLTFVKVHVFANPAQYRRLVGRFIYLTITRLDLTYAVHIFSQFMQSPIVAHWEASLRLVRYLKGCPAQGILLRSDSELHVSAYCDSDYYGCPLTRRSLSAYIMYLGDSPISWKTKKQKTVSSCSAEAEYRAMAYTLKEIK, from the coding sequence ATGAAGGATTTGGGTAAGCTGAAATATTTTCTCGGTATTGAGGTCTCTCGGGGCCCCGATGGTTTCTGTCTTTCCCAACGGAAGTACGCTCTCGACATCATTTATAAAGCTGGGCTCTTAGGTGCCAAGCCTTCTCCTGTTCTGCTGGACCTTAACCATAACCTCACTTTTGTCAAAGTTCATGTGTTTGCCAACCCGGCACAGTATCGCCGCTTAGTTGGTCGCTTCATTTATTTGACCATCACGAGGCTGGATTTAACTTACGCAGTCCACATATTCTCGCAGTTTATGCAGTCTCCTATTGTTGCTCATTGGGAAGCATCTCTTCGCCTTGTAAGATACCTCAAAGGGTGTCCTGCCCAAGGCATTCTTCTTCGTTCCGACAGTGAACTTCATGTTAGTGCATATTGTGATTCTGATTATTATGGTTGTCCTTTGACTCGTCGATCTCTCTCGGCCTATATTATGTATTTGGGTGACTCACCCATCTCTTGGAAGACTAAGAAGCAGAAGACGGTGTCTTCTTGCTCCGCTGAGGCTGAGTATCGAGCCATGGCATATACTCTCAAAGAAATTAAATGA